GTCCTTCGTGAACACCTTTGTGTGCTAACATTGGCTGACCAACGATATCACCGATAGCAAAGATGTGAGGTACGTTTGTACGCATTTGTTTGTCAACTGCGATGAAACCACGATCATCAACGTTTACGCCTGCTTTACCTGCATCAATCAATTTACCGTTTGGTACACGACCGATAGCAACAAGTACAGCATCATAACGTTTAGTATCGTTACATGCTTTACCTTCCATAGAAACATAGATACCATCATCTTTTGCTTCTACTGCAGTTACTTTCGTTTCAAGCATTAACTTAAATTTCTTCTCGATCTGTTTGGTATAGATTGCAACCACATCTTTATCTGCAGCAGGGATTACTTGGTCAAACATCTCAACCACTTCAATTTCTGCGCCTAATGCGTGGTAAACTGTACCCATCTCTAAACCGATAATACCACCACCCATGATAAGGAGTTTTTTCGGTACTTCTTTTAATTTAAGCGCATCTGTTGAATCCCAAATACGTGGATCTTCGTGTGGGATAAATGGTAATTGAATTGGGCGAGAACCTGCTGCGATAATCGCATTATCAAATTTAATGGTGGTTGGGTTACCATCACGATCACGAGCAACTAAAGTATTTGGATCAGTAAATGCGGCTAAGCCTTCTACAACCGTTACTTTACGTGCTTTTGCCATACCCGCTAGACCGCCGGTTAATTTAGCTACTACTGCATCTTTACCCGCACGAACTTTATCTAAATCAATTGTTGGTTCAGTAAAGAAGATACCATTTTTCTCAGCGTGTTTCGCTTCTTCGATCACTTTTGCTACGTGTAATAACGCTTTAGATGGGATACAACCTACGTTTAAGCAAACCCCACCTAATGTTGAATAACGTTCAACTAATACGGTCTCTAAACCTAAATCCGCACAACGGAATGCCGCTGAATAACCTGCAGGACCAGCACCAAGTACAACCACTTGGGTTTTGATTTCTTTGCTCATAAATTTTTCCTCTTATGTAGGGACACACTGCGTGTGTCCACGGACGCAAGCATTGCGTCCCTACAACAAGCGGTCTTTTTTGCATTATATTTTGCAAATCTGACCGCTTACATCAATTACATTACTAAACGACGAATATCCGCAAGAACACCGTTGATATAGCTTAAGAAACGTGCACCATCAGCACCATCGATCACGCGGTGGTCGAAAGATAATGATAATGGAAGCATTAAGCGTGGCTCAAACTCTTTACCGTTCCATTGTGGCATCATTTCTGATTTAGAAACACCTAAAATTGCCACTTCTGGTGCATTCACAATTGGTGTGAAGTGAGTTGTACCGATACCGCCTAAGCTTGAAATCGTGAAACAGCCACCTTGCATATCAGAACCTGACAGTTTGCCATCACGTGCTTTTTTCGATACTTCCATTAATTCACGAGAAAGTTCAACGATGCCTTTTTTGTTCACATTTTTGAATACCGGAACAACTAAGCCATTCGGTGTATCAACTGCAACACCGATGTTGATATATTTCTTGATCGTTAATTTTTGACCATCTTCAGAAATTGAACTGTTGAAACGTGGGTATGCTTCTAACGCTTTCGCAACCGCTTTCATGATGAATACCACTGGTGTGATCTTCACATCTGATTTTTGTTTTTCAGCTAATTTGTTTTGTTCTTTACGGAACGCTTCTAAATCGGTAATGTCAGTGCGATCGAAGTGTGTCACGTGTGGAATCATTACCCAGTTACGGTGTAAGTTTGCACCAGAGATCTTATTGATACGGCTTAATTCAACTTCTTCAACTTCACCAAATTTGCTGAAGTCCACTTTCGGCCATGGTAATAAACCTAAACCTGCGCCATTTGCGACACCTGTGCCTGCCGGTGCTTTGCCTGCTTTCACATCTTCAAATAATTGAACTGCAGTTTTCACGTAAGCTTGGATATCTTCTTTAACGATACGACCTTTACGACCTGTACCTTTCACTTTATCTAAGTTTACGCCGAATTCACGTGCTAAACGGCGAATCACCGGTGTTGCGTGAGCATATGCCGCTGAAGCAACAACTTGTTCTTGGCTTAAACCTGAAACATTACCACTTTGTGCCGGTGCTGCTGGTGCAGTCGGTGCTGGCGCTGCTGCTTGAGCAACTGGAGCCGGAGCGGCTGCCGGTGCTGCACCTGCGACTTCAAAACGCATAATGAGTGAACCGGTTTTCACTTTATCGCCAGAATTCACTAAAATTTCTTTTACTACGCCTGCAAATGGTGCCGGTACTTCCATTGATGCTTTGTCGCCTTCAACGGTAATTAAAGATTGCTCTTCTGAAACCGTATCGCCCACTTTTACCATGATTTCGGTTACGTTTACTTCATCGCCACCGATATCCGGTACATTAACATCTTTAACCGCTGCCACTGCCGGTGCTGCTGGAGCAACTTCCGCAACTGGTGCTGCTGCCGCAGGTGCTGCAGATGCGGTTTCAAATTTCATAATCAATTTACCTGTTGA
This genomic window from Actinobacillus porcitonsillarum contains:
- the lpdA gene encoding dihydrolipoyl dehydrogenase encodes the protein MSKEIKTQVVVLGAGPAGYSAAFRCADLGLETVLVERYSTLGGVCLNVGCIPSKALLHVAKVIEEAKHAEKNGIFFTEPTIDLDKVRAGKDAVVAKLTGGLAGMAKARKVTVVEGLAAFTDPNTLVARDRDGNPTTIKFDNAIIAAGSRPIQLPFIPHEDPRIWDSTDALKLKEVPKKLLIMGGGIIGLEMGTVYHALGAEIEVVEMFDQVIPAADKDVVAIYTKQIEKKFKLMLETKVTAVEAKDDGIYVSMEGKACNDTKRYDAVLVAIGRVPNGKLIDAGKAGVNVDDRGFIAVDKQMRTNVPHIFAIGDIVGQPMLAHKGVHEGHVAAEVIAGQKHYFDPKVIPSIAYTEPEVAWVGKTEKECKQEGLNYEVAKFPWAASGRAIASECSEGMTKLIFDKDTHRLLGGAIVGTNGGELLGEIGLAIEMGCDAEDIALTIHAHPTLHESVGLAAEVFEGSITDLPNAKAKKR
- the aceF gene encoding pyruvate dehydrogenase complex dihydrolipoyllysine-residue acetyltransferase gives rise to the protein MSKQINVPDIGSDEVSVTEVMVKVGDTISIDQSIINVEGDKASMEVPAPEAGVVKEVLVKVGDKVTTGSPMLVLEAAGSAPVAEAPAQAAPAPVATASAIVEVNVPDIGSDEVNVTEIMVKVGDAVEVDQSIINVEGDKASMEVPAPVAGVVKEILINVGDKVSTGKLIMKFETASAAPAAAAPVAEVAPAAPAVAAVKDVNVPDIGGDEVNVTEIMVKVGDTVSEEQSLITVEGDKASMEVPAPFAGVVKEILVNSGDKVKTGSLIMRFEVAGAAPAAAPAPVAQAAAPAPTAPAAPAQSGNVSGLSQEQVVASAAYAHATPVIRRLAREFGVNLDKVKGTGRKGRIVKEDIQAYVKTAVQLFEDVKAGKAPAGTGVANGAGLGLLPWPKVDFSKFGEVEEVELSRINKISGANLHRNWVMIPHVTHFDRTDITDLEAFRKEQNKLAEKQKSDVKITPVVFIMKAVAKALEAYPRFNSSISEDGQKLTIKKYINIGVAVDTPNGLVVPVFKNVNKKGIVELSRELMEVSKKARDGKLSGSDMQGGCFTISSLGGIGTTHFTPIVNAPEVAILGVSKSEMMPQWNGKEFEPRLMLPLSLSFDHRVIDGADGARFLSYINGVLADIRRLVM